From the Rhinolophus sinicus isolate RSC01 linkage group LG02, ASM3656204v1, whole genome shotgun sequence genome, one window contains:
- the KRT2 gene encoding keratin, type II cytoskeletal 2 epidermal, with protein sequence MSCQITCKPRRRGVGGGFQSFSSGSAVVSGASRRSGTSFSCLSRHGGGGGGFGGGGFGSRSLVGLGGTKSISISVAGGGGSGFGGRGGGFGGGSGFGGGSGFGGGGGFGGGSGFGGGSGFGGGGFGGGGFGGGRFGGGGGFGGPGGFGPGGLPGGGIHEVSVNQSLLQPLNVKVDPEIQNVKSQEREQIKTLNNKFATFIDKVRFLEQQNQVLQTKWELLQQMDVNTQTTNLNPIFQAYIGQLKKYVDSLSAERTAQDSELNSMQDLVEEYKKKYEDEINKRTAAENDFVTLKKDVDNTYMTKVELQSKVDVLSQELEFMKILFDAELSQTHQTITDTNVVLSMDNNRNLDLDSIIAEVQSQYEEIAHKSKAEAEALYQSKYEELQITAGKHGDSLKELKMEINELNRMIQRLKGEIEHVKKQCKNVQDNIADAEQRGENAIKDAKNKLTDLEDALQQAREELARLLRDYQELMNTKLALDVEIATYRKLLEGEEYRMSGDLSNNVTVSVTSSTISSSVASRSGIGGHGGSGGRGSGSGGGGFSSGSGSYGSGGRGSSSRSGGGGGYGSGGGSRGGSGGGYGSGGGSRGGSGGGYGSGGGSRGGSGGGYGSGGGSRGGSGGGYSSGGGSKGGGSRSDRAGEIYLSNTHSFR encoded by the exons ATGAGTTGTCAGATCACGTGCAAACCTCGAAGACGAGGAGTTGGAGGAGGATTCCAGAGCTTTAGCAGCGGTTCGGCCGTGGTCTCTGGTGCGAGCCGGAGATCAGGCACCAGCTTCTCCTGCTTGAGCCGCCATGGTGGAGGCGGAGGGGGCTTCGGTGGAGGCGGCTTTGGCAGTCGGAGTCTTGTTGGCCTTGGAGGGACAAAGAGCATCTCCATTAGTGTGGCTGGAGGAGGTGGAAGCGGATTTGGTGGCAGAGGAGGTGGCTTCGGAGGTGGCAGCGGCTTCGGAGGTGGCAGTGGCTTCGGAGGTGGCGGCGGCTTCGGAGGTGGCAGTGGCTTCGGAGGTGGCAGTGGCTTTGGAGGCGGTGGTTTTGGAGGCGGCGGCTTTGGTGGAGGCCGTTTTGGAGGTGGCGGTGGCTTTGGAGGTCCTGGTGGCTTTGGGCCTGGAGGACTCCCCGGTGGTGGCATCCATGAAGTCTCCGTCAACCAGAGCCTCCTGCAGCCTCTCAACGTGAAAGTTGACCCTGAGATCCAGAATGTGAAGTCTCAGGAGCGGGAGCAGATCAAAACTCTCAACAACAAATTTGCCACCTTCATCGACAAG GTGCGGTTCCTGGAGCAGCAGAACCAGGTGTTACAGACCAAATGGGAGCTGCTGCAGCAAATGGATGTCAACACCCAAACTACCAACCTGAATCCCATCTTTCAGGCGTATATTGGCCAACTGAAGAAATATGTGGATTCACTCTCTGCAGAAAGAACAGCACAAGATTCAGAGCTGAACAGCATGCAAGACCTTGTTGAGGAATATAAGAAAAA GTATGAGGATGAAATCAACAAGCGCACAGCTGCTGAGAATGATTTTGTGACACTTAAAAAG GACGTGGACAACACCTACATGACCAAGGTGGAGTTGCAGTCCAAGGTGGACGTGCTGAGCCAGGAGCTTGAGTTCATGAAGATCCTCTTTGATGCG GAGCTGTCCCAGACGCATCAGACTATCACCGACACCAACGTGGTCCTGTCTATGGACAACAACCGCAACCTGGACCTCGACAGCATCATTGCCGAGGTGCAGAGCCAGTACGAGGAGATCGCCCACAAGAGCAAGGCCGAGGCCGAGGCCCTGTACCAGAGCAAG TACGAGGAACTCCAGATCACTGCTGGGAAACACGGAGACAGTTTGAAAGAGCTCAAGATGGAGATCAACGAGCTGAACCGCATGATCCAGAGACTGAAAGGGGAGATTGAGCACGTGAAAAAGCAG TGTAAGAATGTGCAAGACAACATTGCGGATGCTGAACAGAGGGGAGAGAATGCTATCAAAGACGCCAAGAACAAGCTCACGGACCTGGAGGACGCCCTGCAGCAGGCCCGGGAGGAGCTGGCCCGGCTGCTGCGTGACTACCAGGAGCTCATGAACACCAAGCTGGCCCTGGATGTTGAAATTGCCACCTACCGCAAGCTGCTGGAGGGCGAGGAGTACAG GATGTCTGGAGACCTCAGCAACAATGTGACTGTGT CTGTGACAAGCAGCACCATTTCTTCAAGCGTGGCATCCAGGTCTGGCATAGGAGGCCATGGAGGTTCTGGCGGTAGAGGATCTGGTTCCGGAGGAGGAGGATTCAGCTCTGGAAGCGGCAGTTACGGCTCTGGAGGCAGAGGGTCAAGCTCCAGAAGTGGTGGTGGAGGCGGCTATGGCTCTGGAGGAGGCTCTAGAGGAGGCTCTGGAGGAGGATATGGCTCTGGAGGAGGCTCTAGAGGAGGTTCTGGAGGAGGATATGGCTCTGGAGGAGGCTCTAGAGGAGGCTCTGGAGGAGGATATGGCTCTGGAGGGGGCTCTAGAGGAGGCTCTGGAGGGGGCTATAGCTCTGGCGGTGGCTCTAAAGGGGGTGGTTCTAGGTCCGACAGGGCAGGTGAAATTTACCTTTCCAACACACACTCTTTTAGATAA
- the LOC109443665 gene encoding LOW QUALITY PROTEIN: keratin, type II cytoskeletal 2 epidermal (The sequence of the model RefSeq protein was modified relative to this genomic sequence to represent the inferred CDS: inserted 1 base in 1 codon; substituted 1 base at 1 genomic stop codon) — protein MQYFTVSRPVYALRCQSGSFSNGSVTLSGGCRRWTGSLLSVLKSSGGCQGYAGRGGYSSWSLISLGGXRSISTIVAGGLAHGGSLGNNGGRHFGVCNLGVVGFGLGSGFGGLGWIGPAVCPEGIQEVVINPSLSEPLDVKFGPEVQEVKQQEREQIKKLNNTFASFIDKVRFLEQQNQVLKTKWELLQQLDVSTYTSSLEAILEGCIVHLRRQVDKVMAEMTRQXAEVTYTQGSVEECRKKYEAEINNRTDAENHRSPGKG, from the exons ATGCAGTACT TCACTGTGAGCAGGCCAGTCTATGCCTTGAGGTGCCAGAGTGGAAGCTTCAGCAATGGGTCAGTCACCCTGTCAGGAGGGTGCCGGAGATGGACAGGAAGCTTGCTGTCGGTCCTCAAGAGCAGTGGCGGCTGCCAAGGCTATGCCGGGCGAGGAGGTTACAGTAGCTGGAGTCTCATTAGCCTTGGGG GCAGGAGTATCTCCACCATTGTAGCTGGAGGCCTGGCCCATGGCGGCAGTCTGGGGAACAATGGGGGTAGACATTTTGGGGTATGCAACCTAGGCGTGGTGGGCTTTGGCCTTGGCAGTGGTTTTGGGGGGCTGGGGTGGATAGGTCCAGCAGTCTGCCCTGAGGGCATCCAGGAAGTTGTAATCAACCCAAGTTTGTCTGAGCCTCTGGATGTGAAGTTTGGCCCTGAGGTCCAGGAGGTGAAACAACAGGAGAGGGAGCAGATTAAGAAACTCAACAATACTTTTGCCTCCTTCATTGACAAG GTGCGGTTCCTAGAGCAGCAGAACCAGGTGCTAAAAACCAAGTGGGAGCTGCTGCAGCAGCTGGATGTCAGCACCTACACCAGCAGCCTGGAGGCCATCTTGGAGGGCTGCATCGTTCACCTCAGGAGGCAGGTGGACAAGGTCATGGCAGAGATGACCAGGCAGTAAGCAGAGGTGACATATACCCAGGGTTCCGTAGAGGAATGCAGGAAGAA ATACGAAGCAGAAATCAACAACAGGACAGATGCCGAGAACCACCGCAGCCCTGGAAAAGGCTAG